TTGATATtgatttttttgatgattttCTGGAGAATGTAGACACACTACAGTGTGAGGAATTACCTACAGAACTTCATAGGAATATTCCCCATATTACTTATTCATCTTCAAAACCTGAAAGCACTCAGATGCCAAACAATGGAAAATTCGAGGAAAATGCAGAAAGGAAAGTTAACATTATTACACAAAAGACTTCGTTTTTGTCTGAGTCAATGTCTCAATCTAATGATCTCAGCTTCTTCTTGGATGTGAGGAAAGGCACATCTATGGGAAACTATAAAGATGGAACTGTAAAATGTTCTGATAAGCATATTACAGCACCTATTGCTGTCTTGCAAGAGCCATCTATCCCATGTGGTATCCCTAAAGAGGTGTTTGCACAGTGGGTAATTGATGTGCATACTGTTTGCCTCTCTGACCATATTCTGGGCCTTATGGATCACATTAAGAAAAGTTATTTGGCCATCTTGGAGGAGAGCCCTTATTTGAAAGCAGACCTTGTGCACATTGCCAATGAATCTGAAACTTCTAGCCTTTCAAGGCAAAAACTATTAAATCTTAttataaacaaaatttcaaaACGGTGCACTTCAGACTCAAGTCATGAAGATCTTATGGCATATGTTGCACTATATGGTATTAAGCAGTTGTCATATTTCTTGTGCTTCTTTGGTGTCCATGCTGCTCATCTATATGTAAGCTATTTGGTTAGAAACATCAAAACAATGGCAGAAAGATTAAGATCACTTGAGGCCTTACTTGAAGATGAATGCTGGAAATCTGGTAAGCAATTAATTGATCCACATCCATCACTGTCTCTCATTGAAGGGCTACTTATGTCAAATATTCAGAATTCTGAGAAGATACTGATTGTAGCTGAGAGAGTATTTTGGTTGCCACTGACTTGGAAGCTGGCTTCAATGGGAATAAAATTACATGCTGTAAAGGCTAATTCTCTGCCCCCAAGTAATTTGGATGGAATAGACAGCACTGAATATGACAATTCTGTGTTGGAACATCTTCATCATTCAGATTGCTTACTGGTATCTTACGAGTAAGATTTCATTACTATAAGTGTAGGAATTTTTGTCTTCAATGCTATTATATTGAATGTAATactgttttttgtttttgtctttTGCTTTTGATTTACTTAAGTTGTCTCTAGTGTTTAAATGCCTTTTGCTATGATAACTAATTTTTTGTGCTACACCTAACAAATAAATAttcttttcttgaatttttttttatattcttgaaCTTGCTTTCATCTTATTAAACAGTCATCAATCAGAAAGCAAGTTTGCAAAATGCTCTTGTCAATGTGGAGTTTTGGAGGGTGTATGTAATCTTACTTCTGCAAGCATATAGGCTATTTCTTTGTACTGATTCAATATTTTGGTAATTAGAGAATAAAAGGTCAACTTCTTTTAGGTTTCTTTGGTGTGTGATTACGGAAGCTGAGACAAGGGACATTGTTAGAGATTATTTTTTCCttaatgtttatactttatagtacgtgtttttttttctcactccttttcttcttccctttttgtaGTCTTTCATTAATGGGAGACCTAGTGCACAAGACACCCATCATTATGGGGGGTTTGAGGGACAATACATACAACCTAGATTGCAATAGGCAATCTTACTATAGCACCATGGCTCTGAACTATATGGGCTTTGGGGAGGATCAATATATGCAGCCTTACTCCTATAATAGTATAATTAAAGATGATATTTTAATGACTCGAATCTTTGTCACCTAGTGCACAAGGTGCCTACCAATATAAGGCCCTAGAAGGAATAACATATACAACCTTAATCCTGTTATCCGAGAGTTTGTTTTCATAACTCGAAGCTTGGTCATCTAAATTGCAAAAGAGCAATCTCACCAAGGCTCACTCTCTGGTGCACAAGGCTTTCAAGTTTCAACAATATGAGGTTTGCGAGAGCCTATGTATGCAGCCTACccctataataatataattaaagatGTTATTTCAATGACTTGAATCCTGGTCACCCATATCTCAAAGAAACAATTTTACCTTTGCAGCCTTCTTTTATCTTTTAACTAATTTTGATCAGGAAAACCTACAATGTGATAATTCTTTCCTGATCGATCCTATTATGATAGAAACACTATTTGCAGTATAGTTTCGTACAAAATAGTAAAATTGTTCTAATTCATTTTATACTTCTGTGATTTATGCTATTGAATGAATTTATTGGGTCATTCTTCTAGCATTTTGGATTTAGCATTTAATTGTCTAGGGGTATCAGTAATGTGAATTCTGATGTATAGGTCATAGTTTAACCTGAGTTAACAGTATATTTCTCTGTGGAAACCAAATTTTCTTCAACTGTATAGAATCAATTAATTATATGTTCTTTAGGCCTTTATTAACAATGTGATTGAATTTGTCTTCAGCAGCTAAAGTGCTTGTGAAGCATGTGACATCCATCCGATGGTCTCAAAAAAAGGCCATTCCAAACCTTTGTATGCACAATATGATTTAGAGAATACCATTATGCTATCTTCATTGATAGATCACTGATTGTTCTAAATAGATGGAGAGAGTCCACTAGTTGTCGATTTAAACTCCTCTCGTAGAGACACTAGATTTCCCATGTTTCCTATCACTGATATGCCAAAACATTGTTTTATATCTAAAAAATATGCGGAAAATGCTAGAAGTTGAACATGGGTCTGTGTGATATATATCCTATTGAATTAGTAGAATATCTTTTAAAGTTGTGCTTATGTCAAGTGCAAATTACAGTAGTTAATTATAACCATTTTGTTACCTTACTGCTTGCATGGGAAAGTTTTCATATTATGGCCATTTTGCTTCATCTTGTATATGCAAAAGATTTTcacaaaatgtcttctcttccatttACAAGGAATGTTTCTACTTCTTTTCCTTTCAACAACTTCAGCGTCATCTTGGAATACGGAGGTCCATATGCATCATCTAGATTGTCTTCTCTACATCCTAAATCAGATGCTCTACCTCAAGTACACTTCATCCATGTAAAAATTGAGAATCATCTCACTCCTATTGTACTTTGTGAAGGCTTTCATGCATGCAGTCATCCTGGATCTACAAGGGTAATTTAATCTGTCTGATTTACCTGCTTTTGTTATCAGCTCTTGCAACCATTATGTTTCCATGGTATGCTCCCAATTTATTTCTTTCTGATACAAAGCTAGCCCTTGTATAATTATGTAATTTCGGAATTATTTCCTGGCTTATGGTCccaccattctctctctctcttcctctctcttctttttctttgtttgcaTGTGTATGTGAATGTCTATGAAGTTGATGCTATTAGCATGGATGCAAGTGTGTAAACTTGCCCGCGTGATGATGACTGATGCGTGTGCTTATGCATGCATGTGTCTCCTAAGGATTGTTTTCTTGGGGCAGCTAGTTTTGTCGCATATGCATATGTCATAtcctgggttttttttttttatatatattttcacacaggccaaataaataaacatcactttattcatcacctataaccatttattataattcatttattcatcaaattataaatagaaaagtaaacatagtgatgttaacttcaagagtcatccaagtggctctacctaacggtagaggaaggtccgctctccactggaatccgatttagtactagagggaggctgctctgaaaataaaaaacaaagaaaattcagcaacgctgagtaggaaccccaaaagtcaaattaagataaatacatgaccaaaattcaatcaatcatcccattggcgtatatcaagtacccgaaggagcactcccccaacagcggatggagaggctttatcctacgggatgagtttgtgttctcccaatagtggatggaggcaaacttatatcacactcccaacagcggatggagtggtgtcctacacccgccaaagtggggacacgttcctcccaacagcggatggaggaaccgtccagccgtcacgtctgacggcccgctaatccccgaagggaatcgccctacctgctctcggcaggaatataatctcacactggtcatactcatttcgggatgaaataacatatttaaaacatctctttcaaaaatcatcaatatcaaataatataaattaaccctcaattgacttgaactctagtttaatcgattcaattgaactcgatttactagagcctaactgaactgatctctaatccttatttaactggtctggaaccaccctagactagtataatttagactagattaagttcaatttaggttaaactaacttgaataagtcaatcaattcggaatcaccctgaattgatctagactaatcaagtctagtttaattcaatcaatatttgggctcaagttcaacaataatattgggttaGATTGaaccagtccatctactggtcatgtgcattattatacatgattgagcatgcattacataaaactaacCCAGCCTtgacccatggactagtcatagcatatacccattaacaacataaatgaaaacataataatgcattaaaagatagatgaggagaaaaactttaatacaaagaaataacattctcaatttgactagaaatcataagacattaaaagagggactaggagataagttttaacacaaggaaatagctttctaaattcaaataaaaatcatgttttcaacacataaaatttcaacatattctagtcatattttaaatcattcaaaataatatattttaaatttcagatcaaagaatatcaaaaaaatggattttagataacatattctagtctaacaagtttttaatccaaataagattgaagataaactgtaatacagaaaatatatcatataaaacatatattttttttaacatatttaattctacaataaaaaccttaatcatgggtcaaagaatattatgaaaactttaattgattattttaatataaaaatttgacatttaaagaattaataaacatttttcaaactataaaactttcaatatttaaagaatcaaaataaaagctaaaacttttaagaaaggtagggaaacctacctcttgtcaatagggtgtaactcctcgttctcttgtcaacaaggtgtaactcctcgttcctcccgctgccaggctcgactaggtgaggaacgaaggagagaaatccctccctttaaataggaggtggtgagcctctattaagggaaataaattttaatttttgtatttatttaatataaattatttccatttaatatactaacaaatatgatatcatcatagttggaatacttactagttattttcttaattcatatcaacaaacaaggaagtagattaagatttccttaaattataataacaagtaaggaaagaaaatcaattcctaacttaaatatttgatgtgattacagtaTATTTCTACATAACATGCATCTGTGCATGCCAAATATACTTGTGGATGTGTGTGAATCATGTGCTTGAATTTATTGCTCAATTATGCAATGACCTTAATAGTTCTATACCATGTCCTGATCTCCATGAGTTAAACTGAAAAGACCATTGGCTAGACTTATTATTAGCTGTAAACAAAGGATAATAATGATCAATGATAAGTGGTGTCTGTACAAGAGGTTGGTTTTTAAGACTGCGTTCTGTCTCCAACAAACATATGTATACTGTCCAAATGAACTTTCTCAGATATCATTCTTACTGCTTAAAATCTTGTCAATAAATCCAGAACACTGAAACTCGCaaaactgatatatatatatatatatatatgtgtgtgtgtgtgtgtgtgtatatatatatatatgtatatatgtatatatgtatatatatgtatatatgtatatgtatatatgtatatatatatgtatatatatacataaatatatacatacatatacataaatacatatatacatatatgcatacatacatatatatgtatgtatatatacatatgtatatatgtatatagatacatatacatgtatacatacatatatatatatgtatgtatatatatatgcatatatatatatatatgtatgtatacagcaCCATCACCCAGTGTGAAGTGATCAATTTTGTTTTTGCCTTAGAGATGGACCCCAAATGTGAGTGAGGTGCATGTTGACatagtttctctctctctctctctctctctctctctctctctctatgtatggTTGTGCATGCCTAATAGTTTCTGGAAACCTTGCAGATAATGTAGGCACAAAGATCTACTTTAGGTAAAATTGCTTTTCAAATGCATACTTTGTGCTTGCAGTAATGAACTCTCTTAAATTATTCTGTGGCAGACCATCTAATGGACTCTATACCAACTGTAAATTCCATGAAGTTTCTTGGGTATAAAAGTTTCTTTTTTCTGAATTCTTTCTAATAAATTGGCACGTTATTATTCTTGTATTTGGCTCAACATAACACCGTCATTCTTACAATGTGACTCATTGATATTGGTCTAGGAAGCTTTCTCACAGTTCATGCCCAGTGTGCAGCAGAGCTTAAACAACATAATAGAGACACTAAATTTTGTTCCTACAGAGGAGAAGAGTAAGTGTGGATCTTCAGAATCTGCAAATCAAATGGAATCCTCTTATGAAAATGAATCCATAAACATTCCTTCTTTCGTAAGATTAAAGAATGTGGACTCAGGGGCACCTTGCTTCCCTGACATAGTTGTCATTGTGAACACCCAAAGTTTTAAGAAGGAAATGCTTATCTCTCGAAGAACTTCGTACCAGAAAATCTTAGCAATGGAGAAAGCAGGTCTGCAAGTTGTGGAGCGAGATATAGATCTACCTTTGGACTTGATATTTAATGCTGCAGTTTGCTTAATATGGTATGAAGCTCAAAATTTTGTGGACAAGAAAGCAACCGGAGTAGAAGATTCATTTATAACAATGTTTGTGGAGAACATTGCAACTAGCACTCTCATGTCCCTTAGTTATTCTTTCAGTGCCTGCATACTGGTGAGCATGATATGTTCATCTGTGAAGTTTGATGTTCAACCATACCTGTTAAAAATTTATTACTTCTGCCTATTCTTGAAGTATGAAATTGCAGACCTTGTCTTGTTCTCCTTTAGACCTGGAAAGCTAATTAATGCTGAGATTACTGCACACTGAGAGCAAAATTATCTGAAAATTACTGCCAAGTCTTGCTTGCATtctttaataataaaattatctgaAAATTACTGCGCGACTTACTGCACACGAACTTCGCAAACACTCAAGCTACCAAGTCTGACAAATAATGCAAGTAAAGAACTTCCAGAAGTTgtgtaattaataaaattatctgaaAATTACTTCACTTCAGCTTATTAAAGTTCCATCAGAGAAGCTACGGATGCTGAATGGTGATGAAGTTAGAAGCATGCAGTTGATTCTTTTCATCATGTTTTCATCAATTTTAGTATTGTTTTAAAGCTCATATACTAATGTATGACTATTTCTAATGTGTTTGTGACTTTTAGTTTCTCATTTTATATCCACATTATTGAGTTTTACCTCTAAGAATGCCCAAAATGGCCATACCATATCAATGAGTCATTTCACTTACCACATAACAACCACTGAAAATTTAAGCTTAGGTTATACTTGCAAAGCTTTTCCGGTATGCCCCTTTAGTTATGTCTGTTTTACGATCTTCATGTAAAGTTCTTTGGTTGTTTGTGCTTTTCTAGATCTTTGAGGGTGAGAGCAGCTTCCTTGCTGCTATAATGGAGTCATCTGATGCACTTTATGCGGCAGCTGCCAGTCTTGATATGAATTTGCAACTATTTTGCTCACATGATGCTGATTCAACAGATGATATCATTCTGAGCTGCATTAGGTCTGCAACCAGGTCAGCTGGAGATCTGTATCCAGCAATGCCTGAATCAGAGTCCATTGGTGAATCATTCCTTACAAGATTTCCATCTATAAATCCACTCTCTGCTCACGTGATACTTTCATCTGGGGGTAGCCTTGTGGAATTTCTAGAATGGTCCAATGAACGCAGAATTCAAGCTGTTGGGAAATATCATGTTCCTGAAGAAAGCATTTCTCTTTTCAGTGCTTTGTGCAGATATGGGGAAGTTGGGGAATCTAAATCTGTTATGACGGAATCTTCCTCCATTGACTCGGATTTTAATAGCAGATTGTTGTCCTCACCTAGGAAAAAACGGAGACATGCCTGTCACACTTATTTGATGCCTTCTGGTGATTCTTTCCTTGCTGAGCCATTGAATCAAAATATTAGTACAATGGAAGAGCCTCCAGCATTCCAGCAATATCAATTAAGAAACTTCTCTAATATCCAGGAGAAAATGGGAAAGATCAAGAGCAATTATTATAGTGACATGCTGGGTAAAAGACCCAGTGGATCTACAGTGATTGATCATGATTTGAACAGCTTAGTTCGACACAGTTATATTAATAAGGATTTCATTGATGACATCAATCAACATGATTACAACTTTCTTGAAGAAAAATTCCCCTTGGCATCAGACAAATTTAGTTTCTTGGAGAAACCAGAATTAGGAATTGAACCAGCAGATAGAAGCTCCCATGCTGCAAGTCCACGAGGCCTTAGAATGAAAGGTCATTCTATTTTCCCATCCTCTACTGAGATCCACCATGATACGAACAAAAGGAGTTCTATGAAGGATCACTATCTGAGTTTCGATGATATGATGTTCAAACATGAACCTGTATGTTCCAGAAAGGACAATGTACTCATCAAAACCCAAGAATATCAGAAAGAAAAGTTCATGCAGGACCATAGGACAAATATTGTTGGTTTATCAGCTCAGGAAAAGGTTCCACCAGCTTATGGTGAGAACGAATTCTCAAATGCAACTCAACCATCAAGGTCTCAAGGGCAATGTTGGATTACTGATTTTCTTCATAGACTAAAGGAGAAGGGCAACGGGCAGCAACAAacccttccaaaaaacccttgttTTAATTGTAGAAGAACTTCTAATGTTAAAGATAGACCATCTAGGAGTCAAAGCCCTTCTGTTATTGATACTTACAGGTATCAAGGGAGTAACCAGACGAGGAACACAACCAAGAATAAATGGAGAAAGGACGCTAAGAGACCATCAATTTCAAATAAAAGGGAATGCAAGGAATCATCCTT
Above is a genomic segment from Musa acuminata AAA Group cultivar baxijiao chromosome BXJ3-4, Cavendish_Baxijiao_AAA, whole genome shotgun sequence containing:
- the LOC135636212 gene encoding protein SHORTAGE IN CHIASMATA 1 homolog — encoded protein: MGSSKTEESGIYFKIPDITIPLDSLDIDVEVTVIYPHKVAKSTYLVDDIHAKSDKEEFSPLKVNCSSVDRTLDHNMILPQLEVHEHYLDPDAGIANAEVLSYMLPLFEACDGHQVDKLAINANEFLESNSVDIMEHISEDTSMDYFPEEKPMSLSSILDMNVINLGDIMLLERGSVIYCVAANGDYSHMPCSVHYQEIQNFDFPSDDVLQIVVNSQQAKTLDMTELMVIDDMDFAGGLYQSFVCTELALIDDTFKSLPTPILCDDKAIKSVSMVVEELLHALKPHSLSASDGIYLDWHPLLEGACNREICFTYMNMLHNVSSCSTTSDLQTDIAENAAIDIDFFDDFLENVDTLQCEELPTELHRNIPHITYSSSKPESTQMPNNGKFEENAERKVNIITQKTSFLSESMSQSNDLSFFLDVRKGTSMGNYKDGTVKCSDKHITAPIAVLQEPSIPCGIPKEVFAQWVIDVHTVCLSDHILGLMDHIKKSYLAILEESPYLKADLVHIANESETSSLSRQKLLNLIINKISKRCTSDSSHEDLMAYVALYGIKQLSYFLCFFGVHAAHLYVSYLVRNIKTMAERLRSLEALLEDECWKSGKQLIDPHPSLSLIEGLLMSNIQNSEKILIVAERVFWLPLTWKLASMGIKLHAVKANSLPPSNLDGIDSTEYDNSVLEHLHHSDCLLVSYENVSTSFPFNNFSVILEYGGPYASSRLSSLHPKSDALPQVHFIHVKIENHLTPIVLCEGFHACSHPGSTREAFSQFMPSVQQSLNNIIETLNFVPTEEKSKCGSSESANQMESSYENESINIPSFVRLKNVDSGAPCFPDIVVIVNTQSFKKEMLISRRTSYQKILAMEKAGLQVVERDIDLPLDLIFNAAVCLIWYEAQNFVDKKATGVEDSFITMFVENIATSTLMSLSYSFSACILIFEGESSFLAAIMESSDALYAAAASLDMNLQLFCSHDADSTDDIILSCIRSATRSAGDLYPAMPESESIGESFLTRFPSINPLSAHVILSSGGSLVEFLEWSNERRIQAVGKYHVPEESISLFSALCRYGEVGESKSVMTESSSIDSDFNSRLLSSPRKKRRHACHTYLMPSGDSFLAEPLNQNISTMEEPPAFQQYQLRNFSNIQEKMGKIKSNYYSDMLGKRPSGSTVIDHDLNSLVRHSYINKDFIDDINQHDYNFLEEKFPLASDKFSFLEKPELGIEPADRSSHAASPRGLRMKGHSIFPSSTEIHHDTNKRSSMKDHYLSFDDMMFKHEPVCSRKDNVLIKTQEYQKEKFMQDHRTNIVGLSAQEKVPPAYGENEFSNATQPSRSQGQCWITDFLHRLKEKGNGQQQTLPKNPCFNCRRTSNVKDRPSRSQSPSVIDTYRYQGSNQTRNTTKNKWRKDAKRPSISNKRECKESSFITRTWTPIDKRARQNLSFTKNGNEKQSKLVWRNRNSPNVGCSIRKRCRDDR